Proteins from a single region of Candidatus Binatia bacterium:
- a CDS encoding KamA family radical SAM protein: MTIEAEIHHIKPPVAPEQFDYKNLKQGEFWRHIPAYADVDETTFLDHLWQQKKSVKTAEELLETIREVCTPEFYRDAEAGFRVAPMAVRVSPYAIALIDWNDPVDDPIRRQFIPLESTSLPDHPRLTLDSLHEQEDSPVPGLVHRYVDKALFLPLNVCPVYCRFCTRSYAIGPDTTYVDKIPLAKTPKQWNDAFAYIAERPELEDIVISGGDVYQLPPKNIELIGNALLDIPHVRRMRFATKGPAIMPMKLLTHTEWLDALTAIVDRGRAMGKEVVLHTHFNAPEEITWITQKAMRVLFERGIFTRNQSVLIRGVNDTRERMQLLVKRLGHVNVHPYYVYMHDMVKGVEELRTTIATAVDTEKYVRGSTAGFNTPTFVCDAPGGGGKRDVHSYEYYDRENGIAVYAAPSVKPGKAFVYFDPVDQLSPAAQARWAVREIQEQMIHDAVRSAGVGDEQLVLA; this comes from the coding sequence ATGACCATCGAAGCGGAAATCCATCACATTAAACCGCCGGTAGCGCCGGAGCAGTTCGATTACAAGAACCTCAAGCAGGGAGAGTTCTGGCGGCACATTCCCGCGTACGCGGATGTGGACGAAACAACGTTTCTGGATCATCTGTGGCAGCAGAAAAAATCGGTCAAGACGGCCGAGGAGTTGCTCGAAACCATTCGCGAGGTCTGCACCCCGGAGTTCTATCGTGACGCTGAGGCGGGCTTTCGCGTCGCTCCGATGGCCGTGCGGGTCTCGCCCTATGCGATCGCGCTGATCGACTGGAACGATCCCGTCGACGATCCGATTCGGCGCCAGTTCATTCCGCTCGAGTCGACGTCGCTGCCCGACCATCCGCGTCTGACCCTCGATTCGCTGCACGAGCAGGAGGACTCGCCGGTGCCGGGCCTGGTGCACCGCTACGTCGACAAGGCGCTGTTCCTGCCGCTGAACGTCTGCCCGGTCTACTGCCGGTTCTGCACGCGCAGCTACGCGATCGGGCCGGACACGACGTACGTCGACAAGATCCCGCTCGCCAAGACGCCCAAGCAGTGGAACGACGCGTTCGCGTATATCGCGGAGCGGCCCGAGCTGGAAGACATCGTCATCTCCGGCGGCGACGTATATCAGCTGCCGCCGAAGAACATCGAGCTGATCGGCAACGCGCTGCTCGACATCCCGCACGTGCGGCGGATGCGCTTCGCGACCAAAGGTCCGGCGATCATGCCGATGAAACTCCTTACGCACACGGAGTGGCTCGATGCGCTGACGGCGATCGTCGATCGCGGCCGGGCGATGGGCAAGGAGGTCGTGCTCCACACACACTTCAACGCACCCGAAGAGATCACGTGGATTACGCAGAAGGCGATGCGCGTGCTGTTCGAGCGCGGCATCTTCACGCGCAATCAATCGGTGCTGATTCGCGGCGTGAACGACACGCGCGAGCGCATGCAGTTGCTGGTCAAGCGCCTCGGCCACGTCAACGTGCATCCCTACTACGTTTACATGCACGACATGGTCAAGGGCGTCGAGGAGCTGCGTACGACGATCGCGACCGCCGTCGACACCGAGAAATACGTCCGCGGCAGCACCGCTGGCTTCAACACGCCCACGTTCGTCTGCGACGCGCCCGGTGGCGGCGGGAAGCGCGACGTCCACTCGTACGAGTACTACGATCGCGAGAACGGCATCGCCGTCTACGCCGCGCCGAGTGTCAAGCCCGGGAAGGCGTTCGTCTATTTCGACCCGGTCGACCAGCTCTCGCCGGCGGCCCAGGCGCGCTGGGCGGTGCGCGAGATCCAAGAGCAGATGATCCACGACGCTGTCCGCAGCGCCGGCGTCGGCGACGAGCAGCTCGTGCTGGCCTGA
- a CDS encoding L-erythro-3,5-diaminohexanoate dehydrogenase has product MKAPAKPHRLGTHRVLEPAGAMPQDAWRIDNTPVAAENELLCEVDALNIDSASFRQLCEACDFDARRIGERILEIVGERGKQHNPVTGSGGMFVGRVLEIGDALRDKIDVTTGDRIASLVSLTLTPLYLEAVDEVDVATGRVRVRGKAILFESGLWARLPRDIDESVALAVLDVAGAPAQVWRLCKPGQTVVVIGADGKSGLLSCAQAKARVGASGRVIGLVPDGSTVSAALLRSARLIDELVVADARRALATSSAVEAVAPGLADVVINCVNVPGTELASILCAKDGGTVYFFSMSTSFTAAALGAEGVALDVTMIIGNGYTKGHADMALQTLRDHPALRTYFEEKYRCHPEPVEG; this is encoded by the coding sequence ATGAAAGCGCCTGCCAAGCCCCATCGCCTGGGAACTCATCGAGTGCTCGAGCCGGCCGGCGCCATGCCGCAAGACGCGTGGCGGATCGATAACACGCCGGTCGCGGCCGAGAACGAGTTGCTCTGCGAGGTCGACGCGCTCAACATCGACTCGGCGTCGTTCCGGCAGCTCTGCGAAGCCTGCGACTTCGACGCCCGCCGGATCGGCGAGCGCATCCTGGAGATCGTCGGCGAGCGCGGCAAACAACACAATCCGGTGACGGGCAGCGGAGGGATGTTCGTTGGACGCGTCCTCGAGATTGGCGACGCGCTGCGCGACAAAATAGACGTAACGACGGGCGACCGCATCGCTTCGCTCGTGTCGCTGACGCTCACGCCGCTGTACCTCGAAGCCGTCGACGAGGTTGACGTCGCCACGGGACGCGTGCGCGTGCGTGGGAAGGCCATTCTGTTCGAGAGCGGCCTGTGGGCGCGGCTGCCGCGCGACATCGACGAAAGCGTCGCCCTGGCCGTACTCGACGTCGCGGGCGCGCCGGCGCAGGTATGGCGCCTCTGCAAGCCCGGTCAGACCGTCGTCGTCATCGGCGCCGACGGCAAGAGCGGGCTGCTGTCGTGCGCGCAGGCCAAGGCGCGCGTCGGCGCGAGCGGCCGCGTGATCGGACTCGTGCCGGACGGGTCGACCGTTTCGGCTGCGCTGTTGCGCAGCGCCCGTTTGATCGACGAGTTGGTCGTCGCGGATGCGCGACGCGCGCTCGCGACGAGCTCAGCGGTCGAGGCGGTCGCGCCCGGTCTCGCCGACGTCGTCATCAACTGCGTGAACGTTCCGGGCACCGAGCTCGCCTCGATCCTGTGCGCCAAGGACGGCGGCACGGTTTACTTCTTTTCGATGTCGACGTCGTTCACGGCGGCGGCGCTCGGCGCCGAGGGCGTCGCGCTGGACGTCACGATGATCATCGGCAACGGCTACACCAAGGGCCATGCCGACATGGCGCTGCAGACGCTGCGCGACCATCCCGCGCTGCGCACCTATTTCGAAGAAAAATACCGGTGTCACCCCGAGCCTGTCGAAGGGTGA
- a CDS encoding Lrp/AsnC family transcriptional regulator, giving the protein MLTEELDDLDLRILDALQRNARSTFTELGALVGLKAPAVHDRVKRLEQRGYIRAYSAQLDANRLGLHLIAFVSCYTSPDCDYDDFTRRLSEMPEISEVHSVAGEESFLCKVVTRSTQHLDDLLARLKGTPGMARTRTTIVLGVPFDRGGVTVCWE; this is encoded by the coding sequence ATGTTGACCGAAGAGCTCGACGACCTCGATCTCCGAATCTTGGACGCGTTGCAACGCAACGCGCGTTCTACCTTTACCGAGCTTGGAGCGCTCGTTGGCCTCAAGGCACCGGCGGTTCACGACCGAGTCAAGCGGCTCGAGCAGCGCGGCTACATCCGCGCGTACAGCGCGCAGCTCGACGCCAACCGCCTCGGGCTGCACCTCATCGCCTTCGTCAGCTGCTATACGTCGCCCGACTGCGACTACGACGATTTCACCCGGCGGTTGAGCGAGATGCCGGAGATTTCCGAGGTGCACTCGGTCGCGGGCGAAGAGTCGTTTTTGTGCAAGGTCGTGACGCGTTCCACACAGCACCTCGACGACTTGCTGGCGCGGCTGAAGGGGACGCCGGGAATGGCGCGCACGCGGACGACGATCGTCCTGGGCGTGCCCTTCGATCGCGGTGGCGTGACGGTGTGCTGGGAATGA
- a CDS encoding peptide ABC transporter substrate-binding protein, with product MPNILRRANNSTPHPFGATRALSAAVLLATLAAGCARPGGPGGSSVRFDLAADPRNLNPLFLNPDAASVEQQLARLAFAPFVDLDARGRPQPELLQTIPTLANGGLSADGRTIRYRLRRALEWSDGRPVTAADVLFTLHAILDPSNPVRSHEGYDLIDSAYAPDAHTVVFHLKRAWAPAVMTYFSYGFSPQFVLPEHVLASQSPLSRATFNSAPTVGDGPYRFVSWTRGEGLRYAANPLYWRGKPAVATLTIRTIPDPSTNLLLLRAGDLDWNLLAPAQVAVVRDDPRIAFVTVPTAVVAGLAFNTAHFPLDDVRVRRAIAMSIDREAISRKITLGLYPVTNVIQPQFSWAFDPSVQQPHYDPGAADHLLDAAGWRRGPDGVRRHGGQALRLVYVQFPETATGVRVATATQAGLRQRGVDVAIKAVSNAQLFLPNTGVLARGTFDLAYVPWTMGADPDDSSVLGCGAPSNYMRWCDPAVERLERAALSSVDAGARKRLYAQIGRIVAQQVPILYLFNADYVYAYRKRLLGFAPNAFLPTWNAYQWRIREAR from the coding sequence TTGCCGAACATTCTTCGGCGCGCTAACAATAGCACCCCGCATCCGTTCGGCGCAACCCGGGCGCTATCGGCCGCGGTGTTACTGGCCACGCTGGCGGCCGGGTGCGCCCGGCCGGGCGGGCCCGGCGGCTCGAGCGTGCGCTTCGACCTGGCCGCCGATCCGCGCAACCTCAACCCCTTGTTCCTCAACCCCGACGCGGCCTCAGTCGAGCAGCAGCTCGCCCGCCTCGCGTTCGCGCCCTTCGTCGACCTGGACGCGCGCGGCCGGCCGCAGCCCGAGCTGCTGCAAACGATCCCGACGCTCGCGAACGGCGGCCTCTCGGCGGACGGGCGCACGATCCGGTACCGGCTGCGCCGCGCGCTCGAGTGGAGCGACGGGCGGCCGGTGACCGCGGCCGACGTGCTCTTCACGCTGCACGCGATTTTGGATCCGAGCAATCCGGTGCGCTCGCACGAGGGTTACGATCTCATAGATAGCGCCTATGCGCCCGACGCGCACACCGTCGTGTTTCACCTCAAGCGGGCGTGGGCGCCGGCCGTCATGACGTACTTCTCGTACGGATTCTCACCGCAGTTCGTCTTGCCCGAGCACGTCTTAGCGTCGCAGTCGCCGCTGAGCCGGGCGACCTTCAACTCTGCGCCAACCGTCGGCGACGGGCCGTACCGCTTCGTATCGTGGACGCGCGGCGAGGGGCTGCGTTATGCGGCGAACCCGCTCTATTGGCGCGGCAAGCCGGCGGTCGCGACGCTGACTATCCGAACGATCCCGGATCCGTCGACCAATCTACTGCTGCTGCGCGCGGGCGATCTGGACTGGAACCTGCTCGCGCCGGCGCAGGTCGCCGTCGTGCGCGACGATCCGCGCATCGCGTTCGTCACCGTGCCGACCGCCGTGGTCGCGGGCCTCGCGTTCAACACCGCGCATTTCCCGCTCGACGACGTGCGCGTGCGGCGCGCTATCGCCATGTCGATCGACCGCGAGGCGATATCGCGAAAGATCACGCTCGGGCTGTATCCGGTGACGAACGTTATCCAGCCGCAATTCTCGTGGGCGTTCGATCCGTCGGTGCAGCAGCCGCACTACGATCCGGGGGCCGCGGACCATCTGCTCGACGCGGCGGGATGGCGCCGCGGCCCGGACGGAGTTCGGCGGCACGGCGGGCAAGCGCTGCGCCTCGTCTACGTGCAGTTTCCGGAAACGGCGACCGGCGTGCGCGTCGCGACCGCGACGCAGGCCGGCCTGCGGCAGCGCGGCGTCGACGTCGCGATCAAGGCCGTCAGCAACGCGCAGTTGTTCCTGCCCAACACCGGCGTCCTGGCTCGCGGCACCTTCGATCTGGCCTACGTGCCCTGGACGATGGGAGCCGATCCCGACGATTCGTCGGTGCTCGGATGTGGCGCGCCGTCCAACTACATGCGCTGGTGCGACCCCGCGGTCGAGCGGCTCGAGCGCGCGGCGCTGAGCAGCGTGGACGCCGGCGCGCGCAAGCGTCTGTACGCGCAGATTGGACGCATCGTTGCCCAACAAGTCCCGATCCTCTACCTTTTCAACGCGGACTACGTCTACGCGTATCGAAAACGGCTGCTCGGCTTCGCTCCGAACGCTTTTCTGCCCACCTGGAACGCATATCAGTGGAGGATCCGCGAGGCTCGCTAA
- a CDS encoding efflux RND transporter permease subunit: MIEFFLRRPLFAGVLSFIVLLAGLITIPTLPISQYPQISPPTVTVTSQYPGASAEMVTRSVTTPLEININGADGLQYMQSYSSANGTSQIVCTFALGTDPTTDQTNVQHGVDLTLAQLPTAVQNQGVTVQKSSGNITIAVAMLSTSSAVSDVAVSNYADLNVVEELKRVPGVGQVAVLGDRTYGMRIWVEPHKLQANNVSLDTLIGAIRQNNADVAPGAIGQPPTTGSQPFQIPIQINGRLQSVDEFKKIVIAAQPNGGFLRLGDLAQVQLGAQNYVTSARYNGQTSVVLAIQGQPTANSLQISQNVRATMARIAQHMPAGIAYTIAFDTSDFVRASIKEVIVTLLIAILLVVLVIFIFLQNWHSTLIPSITIPVSLIGTFAAMKLLGFSINTLTLFGLTLATGLVVDDAIVVLENIVRHIVDDKIDPFQATARAMREIGGAVVATSLVLMSVFVPVAFLPGTTGLLFQQFALTMAASIGISLFTAMTLAPVLTYKFVHGAEPTTNRFMQWFNLRLRALTTWYQGLVPRLIRRQRMMIAIFVGGLLLLGVMFKITPQGFLPNEDQSLLYVLVTLPIQSSMDQTTAAVKKLEGIMRSMPQVEAVTSGIGFGFANNGANQATMFVQLKPLSERHGVQNAALALQYNLYQKFSTIPGVKALPANPPAIPGLGSTGGFAIEIEDINNLGLPTLNKIGNTVLAQAQADPKLSQVRIPTTLVGTYLVTKFNRSKALAFGVSPQAFFDTINATTGSTFVNFFDYGTRSYQVVVQSTAKQRTTPADLSRIYVQNAAGAMMPASQFLETSMAQDNVAIMRFNEYNAYEIDGNPGTNASSGDALNAIQRLVIKNLPKGMGYEWTGIARQQVQSGPQTIAVFAMGLLFVFLVLVAQYESVSTPFVIMLAVPLALLGAIGAIYIRRIVELLMIVVHSKLAGHLVPIPTTSSDIYAQIGYVMLIGLAAKNAILIVEFANQLREQGMEAVEAVAHAAATRLRPILMTSIAFILGIIPLAFAHGDGAQSRISLGTAVMGGMVVSTIMNLAIVPVLYIVVIEITERNPRKREPTLPEDLPPPPMPIKPALS, encoded by the coding sequence GTGATCGAGTTCTTCTTACGCCGACCGCTCTTCGCCGGGGTGTTGAGCTTCATTGTGCTGCTCGCCGGACTCATCACGATCCCGACGCTGCCGATTTCGCAATATCCGCAGATCTCGCCGCCGACCGTGACCGTCACGTCGCAATACCCCGGCGCCTCCGCCGAGATGGTGACGCGCTCGGTAACGACGCCGCTCGAGATCAACATCAACGGCGCGGACGGTCTGCAATACATGCAGTCGTACTCGAGTGCCAACGGGACGAGCCAGATCGTTTGCACGTTTGCGCTTGGAACCGATCCCACCACCGACCAGACTAACGTGCAGCACGGCGTGGACTTGACGCTCGCGCAGCTGCCTACGGCCGTGCAAAACCAGGGCGTCACCGTTCAGAAGAGCTCCGGCAACATCACGATCGCCGTTGCGATGCTCTCGACTAGCTCCGCCGTTTCCGACGTCGCGGTGAGCAACTACGCGGACCTCAACGTCGTCGAGGAGCTCAAGCGCGTTCCGGGCGTCGGGCAGGTGGCCGTTCTCGGCGACCGCACGTACGGCATGCGCATCTGGGTCGAGCCGCACAAGCTCCAAGCCAACAACGTCTCGCTCGACACGCTGATCGGCGCGATTCGCCAGAACAACGCCGACGTCGCCCCCGGCGCCATAGGCCAGCCGCCCACCACCGGCTCGCAACCGTTCCAGATCCCGATTCAAATCAACGGGCGCCTGCAGAGCGTGGACGAGTTCAAGAAGATCGTCATCGCGGCGCAGCCCAACGGCGGTTTTCTGCGACTCGGCGACCTGGCCCAGGTGCAGCTCGGCGCGCAGAACTACGTGACGTCGGCGCGCTACAACGGCCAAACGTCGGTCGTTCTCGCGATCCAGGGCCAACCGACGGCCAATTCGTTGCAAATCTCGCAGAACGTTCGCGCGACGATGGCGCGCATCGCGCAGCATATGCCGGCTGGCATAGCCTATACGATCGCCTTCGACACGTCCGACTTCGTGCGGGCCTCGATCAAAGAGGTCATCGTCACGCTGCTCATCGCGATCCTGCTCGTAGTCCTGGTCATCTTCATCTTCCTGCAGAATTGGCACAGCACGCTCATCCCGTCCATCACGATCCCGGTGTCGCTCATCGGGACGTTCGCGGCGATGAAGCTGCTCGGGTTCTCGATCAACACTCTGACACTCTTCGGTCTGACGCTCGCGACGGGCCTCGTGGTCGACGACGCCATCGTCGTGCTCGAGAACATCGTGCGCCACATCGTGGACGACAAGATCGATCCCTTCCAGGCCACGGCGCGCGCGATGCGCGAGATCGGCGGCGCCGTCGTCGCGACGTCCCTCGTGTTGATGTCGGTCTTCGTTCCGGTCGCTTTCCTGCCCGGCACGACGGGGCTGCTCTTCCAGCAGTTCGCGCTGACGATGGCGGCCTCGATCGGCATCTCACTCTTCACGGCGATGACGCTGGCGCCGGTCCTGACCTACAAATTCGTGCACGGCGCGGAACCGACGACCAACCGTTTCATGCAGTGGTTCAATTTGCGGCTACGCGCGCTGACGACATGGTATCAAGGCCTGGTGCCGCGGTTGATCCGGCGCCAGCGAATGATGATCGCCATCTTCGTGGGCGGGCTCCTTTTGCTCGGCGTGATGTTCAAGATCACTCCGCAGGGCTTCTTGCCCAACGAGGATCAGAGTCTGCTCTACGTCCTCGTCACGCTGCCGATCCAATCATCGATGGACCAGACGACGGCGGCGGTCAAGAAGCTCGAAGGCATCATGCGCTCGATGCCGCAGGTCGAGGCGGTTACGTCGGGCATCGGATTCGGCTTTGCCAACAACGGAGCGAATCAGGCGACGATGTTCGTGCAGTTGAAGCCGCTCTCGGAACGGCACGGCGTGCAGAACGCAGCGCTCGCGCTGCAATACAATCTGTATCAGAAATTTTCAACCATACCCGGCGTCAAGGCGCTTCCCGCGAACCCGCCGGCGATCCCCGGTCTGGGCTCGACGGGCGGCTTCGCGATCGAGATCGAGGACATCAACAACCTCGGGCTGCCCACGCTCAACAAGATCGGGAACACGGTGCTCGCTCAGGCGCAGGCCGATCCGAAGCTCTCGCAGGTCCGGATTCCCACTACCCTCGTCGGCACGTACCTCGTCACCAAGTTCAATCGTTCCAAGGCCCTCGCGTTTGGCGTTTCGCCGCAAGCATTCTTCGATACCATTAACGCGACGACCGGATCGACGTTCGTCAACTTCTTCGACTACGGTACGCGCTCGTATCAGGTGGTCGTCCAATCCACCGCCAAACAGCGCACCACCCCCGCCGATCTCTCTCGGATCTACGTCCAAAATGCTGCCGGGGCGATGATGCCGGCGAGCCAGTTCCTCGAGACGTCGATGGCGCAGGACAACGTCGCGATCATGCGCTTCAACGAGTACAACGCCTATGAGATCGACGGCAATCCGGGAACCAACGCGAGCTCGGGCGATGCCCTCAACGCGATCCAGCGGCTCGTTATCAAGAACTTGCCGAAGGGCATGGGCTACGAGTGGACCGGCATCGCGCGGCAGCAGGTGCAGAGCGGCCCGCAGACGATCGCAGTCTTCGCCATGGGCCTGCTGTTCGTGTTCCTCGTGCTTGTGGCTCAATACGAAAGCGTATCCACGCCCTTCGTCATCATGCTGGCCGTCCCGCTCGCGCTGCTCGGCGCCATCGGCGCCATCTACATCCGCCGCATCGTCGAGCTGCTCATGATCGTGGTTCACTCGAAGCTAGCGGGACACTTGGTGCCGATTCCAACGACGTCGTCGGACATCTACGCGCAGATCGGCTACGTCATGTTGATCGGGCTCGCCGCCAAGAACGCGATCCTGATCGTCGAGTTCGCCAACCAGTTACGCGAGCAGGGGATGGAGGCCGTGGAGGCCGTGGCGCACGCCGCGGCGACGCGTCTGCGGCCGATCCTGATGACGTCGATCGCGTTCATCCTCGGCATCATCCCGCTCGCGTTCGCGCACGGCGACGGCGCGCAGTCGCGCATATCCCTGGGCACCGCGGTGATGGGCGGAATGGTCGTGTCGACGATCATGAACCTCGCGATCGTGCCGGTACTCTACATCGTCGTGATCGAGATCACGGAACGCAACCCGCGCAAGCGCGAGCCGACGCTCCCGGAGGATTTGCCGCCTCCGCCGATGCCCATTAAGCCTGCCCTGAGCTAA
- a CDS encoding NAD(P)(+) transhydrogenase (Re/Si-specific) subunit beta gives MSVGIDLADLVAIALFIYGLHELNSPATARRGNRLAMLGMAIALIGILARTGGVGWPAVALGIAIGGVVGIYAAIKVKMTAMPQMVALYNGAGGGAAALISTVQYFVARPAGTLDDVVAVSLVLSAIIGCISFAGSIIAFLKLQEVMTGRPLTYPGQQVVNAVVLLAILGLAVWFVATLGALPAWAFVALIVAALLLGVLFVLPIGGADMPVVISLLNSFTGVAVAITGFEINSTLLIICGALVGASGTILTVAMSRAMNRPLTNVLFGAFGAAGGTVVAASGGPQQIRATSADDVAVMLAYASKVIFVPGYGMAVAQAQHSVKALADQLEKRGVKVLYAIHPVAGRMPGHMNVLLAEANVPYNQLLDMEDVNPEFPTADVALVIGANDVTNPAARNVASSPIYGMPILDVDKASNVVVLKRSMRSGFAGIENPLYEMPNTSMLFGDAKASVDALAAAVKAL, from the coding sequence GTGAGCGTCGGGATCGACCTGGCCGATCTGGTCGCCATCGCGCTCTTCATCTACGGCCTTCACGAGCTGAACTCGCCGGCCACCGCGCGCCGCGGCAACCGCCTCGCGATGCTCGGGATGGCGATCGCGCTGATCGGCATCCTCGCGCGGACCGGCGGAGTCGGCTGGCCGGCAGTCGCGCTGGGCATCGCGATCGGCGGCGTGGTCGGCATCTACGCCGCCATCAAAGTGAAGATGACGGCGATGCCGCAGATGGTCGCGCTCTACAACGGCGCGGGCGGCGGCGCGGCCGCGCTGATCTCGACAGTGCAGTATTTCGTCGCGCGTCCGGCGGGCACGCTCGACGACGTCGTCGCCGTCTCGCTGGTGCTCTCCGCGATCATCGGCTGCATCAGCTTTGCCGGATCGATCATCGCGTTCCTGAAGCTGCAAGAGGTCATGACGGGCCGTCCGCTCACCTATCCCGGGCAGCAGGTCGTCAACGCCGTCGTCTTGCTGGCGATACTCGGGCTAGCCGTGTGGTTCGTCGCGACGCTCGGAGCGCTGCCTGCCTGGGCGTTCGTCGCCCTGATCGTCGCCGCGCTGCTGCTGGGCGTGCTCTTCGTCTTACCGATCGGCGGCGCCGACATGCCGGTCGTGATCTCGCTGCTCAACTCGTTCACCGGCGTCGCGGTCGCGATCACGGGCTTCGAGATCAACTCCACACTGCTGATCATCTGCGGCGCGCTCGTCGGCGCGAGCGGAACCATCTTAACCGTCGCGATGAGCCGCGCGATGAACCGCCCGTTGACCAACGTGCTCTTCGGCGCGTTCGGCGCGGCCGGCGGTACGGTGGTCGCGGCGTCGGGCGGTCCCCAGCAGATCCGCGCTACGAGCGCCGACGACGTCGCCGTCATGCTCGCGTACGCGTCCAAGGTCATATTCGTTCCGGGATACGGCATGGCGGTCGCGCAGGCGCAGCACAGCGTCAAGGCGCTGGCGGACCAGCTCGAAAAACGCGGCGTGAAGGTGCTCTACGCGATCCATCCCGTGGCCGGGCGTATGCCGGGTCACATGAACGTGCTGCTGGCCGAGGCCAACGTCCCGTACAACCAGCTGCTCGACATGGAGGACGTGAACCCAGAGTTTCCAACGGCCGACGTCGCGCTCGTGATCGGCGCCAACGACGTGACGAACCCCGCGGCCCGCAACGTCGCGAGCTCGCCGATCTACGGGATGCCGATCCTCGACGTGGACAAGGCGAGCAACGTCGTCGTCCTCAAGCGCTCGATGCGCTCCGGCTTCGCGGGCATCGAGAACCCGCTCTATGAGATGCCGAACACCTCGATGCTCTTCGGCGACGCGAAGGCCTCCGTCGACGCCCTCGCCGCGGCGGTCAAGGCACTGTAG
- a CDS encoding NAD(P) transhydrogenase subunit alpha, translating into MTELAHLIAPLTVLLLAIFVGFEVISKVPTTLHTPLMSATNAIHGIVLAGAIIITAELYGVAHGPVLTVLAVAAVTLGAINVFGGFAVTERMLQMFRRREDGK; encoded by the coding sequence ATGACCGAGCTCGCCCATCTCATCGCGCCGCTCACCGTCCTCCTGCTCGCCATCTTCGTGGGCTTCGAGGTGATCTCGAAGGTGCCGACGACGCTGCACACGCCGCTGATGTCGGCGACCAACGCGATCCACGGCATCGTCTTGGCCGGCGCGATCATCATCACCGCGGAGCTCTACGGCGTCGCTCACGGCCCGGTGCTCACGGTGCTGGCGGTCGCGGCGGTCACGCTTGGGGCGATCAACGTGTTCGGCGGCTTCGCGGTCACCGAACGAATGCTGCAGATGTTCCGTCGCCGGGAGGACGGCAAGTGA
- a CDS encoding Re/Si-specific NAD(P)(+) transhydrogenase subunit alpha has translation MIVAVPRESALKERRVALVPETVARFVKSGVDVRLQRGTGEAAAFPDDLYAAAGATFADDAESLAREADVLVSVGRPADAVLNALRPGSVVVGFFDPLGDPEYTRSLAERKLTALAMEMIPRITRAQSMDALSSQSNIAGYKAVLLAAAALPKFFPMLTTAAGTVRPAKVLVLGAGVAGLQAIATARRLGAVVSAYDVRAAVKEQIQSLGATFLEFDLGGDAEGAGGYAKELTPEQQDRQRAWMVEQIGANDAVITTALVPGRKAPVLITEQAVAAMKPGSVIVDLAAEAGGNSALTKPDEIVTSPNGVTIIGTTNLPATMPADASRLYSRNVYALLSPWIKDGVMNVDMNDDVAKGAVIARDGNVLIGGAKT, from the coding sequence ATGATCGTCGCGGTTCCGCGCGAGAGCGCCTTAAAGGAGCGCCGGGTGGCGCTCGTGCCCGAAACGGTGGCACGATTCGTCAAGTCCGGCGTGGACGTCCGTCTGCAACGCGGGACCGGCGAGGCGGCGGCGTTCCCCGACGACCTGTACGCGGCCGCGGGCGCCACGTTCGCCGACGATGCGGAGTCGCTGGCGCGCGAGGCCGACGTGCTCGTCTCGGTCGGTCGCCCCGCGGACGCCGTGCTGAACGCGCTGCGCCCGGGGAGCGTCGTGGTCGGCTTCTTTGACCCATTAGGCGATCCGGAGTACACGCGGAGCCTCGCCGAGCGAAAGCTCACCGCACTCGCAATGGAGATGATTCCCCGCATCACGCGCGCGCAGTCGATGGACGCGCTATCGTCGCAGAGCAACATCGCTGGATACAAAGCCGTGCTGCTTGCCGCGGCCGCGTTGCCGAAATTCTTTCCGATGCTGACGACCGCCGCCGGAACGGTGCGGCCCGCGAAGGTACTCGTGCTCGGCGCCGGCGTCGCCGGACTGCAAGCGATCGCGACGGCGCGCCGGCTCGGTGCCGTGGTCAGCGCTTACGACGTGCGCGCCGCCGTCAAAGAGCAGATTCAATCCCTTGGCGCTACGTTTCTGGAGTTCGATCTCGGCGGCGACGCCGAAGGAGCCGGCGGGTATGCCAAGGAGCTGACTCCCGAGCAGCAAGACCGGCAGCGGGCCTGGATGGTCGAGCAGATCGGCGCCAACGACGCGGTGATCACGACTGCGCTCGTGCCCGGGCGAAAGGCGCCGGTGCTGATCACGGAACAGGCCGTCGCCGCGATGAAGCCCGGCAGCGTCATCGTCGATCTCGCTGCCGAAGCCGGCGGAAACTCCGCGCTCACGAAGCCCGACGAGATCGTCACGTCGCCAAACGGCGTCACGATAATCGGTACGACGAACCTGCCAGCCACAATGCCGGCCGACGCGAGCCGCCTGTATTCACGCAACGTCTACGCGTTGCTGTCGCCGTGGATCAAGGACGGTGTAATGAACGTCGACATGAACGACGACGTCGCTAAGGGCGCGGTCATCGCGCGCGACGGCAACGTCTTGATCGGCGGCGCGAAAACATGA